A stretch of Lactuca sativa cultivar Salinas chromosome 6, Lsat_Salinas_v11, whole genome shotgun sequence DNA encodes these proteins:
- the LOC111877496 gene encoding uncharacterized protein LOC111877496: MFYRGKYVDVGDGREPGLKRQRVIEQPSSYYTTPPPSTYLYPPPPTYPYAPTPHPHTFPLVKLRGLPFDCSESDISDFLHGLDIVDILFIHKHNKFAGEAYCLLGYPFQVEYALQRNHQNIGRRYVEVFRSKKEDYYKAISNEVDGSHGTRGGGGGRSRSPRRGGNGGGARVGRGDNRDRDRDSNVEHTGVVRLRGLPFSANREDVLEFFKDFELVEDSVYFTVNLEGRATGEAFVKFGSCEEAKGAMVMDGECLGSRYIELFPSTVEDWEDAAERGRANVPKPCEEDTRVLRMRGLPFSAGKDDIIDFFKEFRLSEDLIHMTYNSEGRPTGEALVEFSNVDDSKAALAKDRMTLGSRYIELFMSSPDELKDAISRGR, encoded by the exons ATGTTCTATCGAGG taaatacgTAGATGTTGGAGACGGGAGAGAACCGGGCCTAAAACGCCAACGTGTAATCGAGCAACCCTCATCATACTACACAACCCCACCCCCATCAACCTACCTCTACCCCCCACCCCCCACCTACCCCTACGCCCCCACCCCCCACCCCCACACCTTCCCCCTTGTAAAATTACGCGGCCTACCCTTCGACTGCTCCGAATCCGACATTTCCGACTTCCTCCACGGCCTCGACATCGTCGACATCTTATTCATCCACAAACACAACAAATTCGCCGGCGAAGCGTATTGTCTCTTAGGCTACCCTTTTCAAGTCGAATACGCGCTTCAAAGAAACCACCAAAATATCGGAAGAAGATACGTTGAAGTGTTTAGATCCAAAAAGGAAGATTACTACAAGGCCATTAGCAACGAGGTGGATGGTAGTCATGGTACacgtggcggtggtggtggtaggtCGCGGTCCCCACGGCGAGGTGGCAATGGAGGTGGGGCCCGTGTGGGACGGGGGGATAATAGGGATAGGGATAGGGATAGTAATGTGGAACATACGGGGGTTGTTAGGTTGAGGGGGTTGCCGTTTTCGGCGAATAGGGAAGATGTTTTGGAGTTTTTTAAGGATTTTGAATTGGTTGAGGATTCGGTTTATTTCACGGTGAATTTGGAGGGAAGGGCAACGGGGGAAGCGTTTGTGAAATTTGGAAGTTGTGAGGAGGCGAAAGGGGCGATGGTTATGGATGGGGAGTGTCTTGGGAGTCGGTATATTGAGTTGTTTCCTTCCACAGTTGAAGATTGGGAAGATGCCGCCGAAAGAGGaag AGCAAACGTGCCAAAACCCTGTGAAGAAGACACACGGGTATTGCGAATGAGGGGGTTGCCATTTTCAGCTGGAAAAGACGATATAATTGACTTTTTTAAAGAATTCAGATTATCCGAAGACTTAATTCATATGACATATAATTCTGAAGGAAGGCCAACAGGAGAAGCACTTGTGGAATTTTCAAATGTCGATGACTCAAAAGCTGCATTAGCCAAAGATCGAATGACACTTGGCAGCCGTTACATAGAACTTTTCATGTCTTCACCTGATGAGTTGAAGGACGCCATTTCAAGGGGccgataa